In one Rutidosis leptorrhynchoides isolate AG116_Rl617_1_P2 chromosome 8, CSIRO_AGI_Rlap_v1, whole genome shotgun sequence genomic region, the following are encoded:
- the LOC139861362 gene encoding T-complex protein 1 subunit eta-like produces MAVADAVRRALGPRGMDKFIHNYKCNTTISNDRATIMKLLHIVHPATAKILVETVKNPKSKRAQGNVVGMGRGRGGQMRDGRGRGLRRR; encoded by the exons ATGGCTGTAGCTGATGCCGTCCGCAGGGCCCTAGGTCCTAGAGGAATGGATAAATTTATCCATAATTATAAGTGTAACACTACTATTTCTAATGACCGTGCTACAATCATGAAATTGCTTCATATTGTTCATCCTGCTACTGCTAAAATTCTGGTTGAAACGGTGAAGAACCCGAAG TCTAAGAGAGCACAAGGAAATGTTGTTGGTATGGGCAGAGGACGTGGTGGTCAAATGCGTGATGGACGTGGAAGAGGGTTGCGTAGACGTTAA